The following proteins come from a genomic window of Micromonospora zamorensis:
- a CDS encoding ATP-binding cassette domain-containing protein encodes MIKARGLTKTFQINKFTVEAVRGIDLDVSSGEMVGFLGPNGAGKSTTLRMLTTLLRPTSGEANIGGCDLLSDPAGVRKLIGYVGQNSSAGVEYKVREELVTHARLQGLSASVARARVAEMLDQYDLTGLEDRMIGALSGGQKRRIDIVMGVLHRPPVVFFDEPSTGLDPQSRSNLWDHIRNLRRDYETTVFLTTHYLDEADSLCDRILVIDGGRIVAEGTADELKAQVNGDLVTLETSASPETAAAAERLDGATEVTVDGATVRFRIARGDRVLPGLLRELDRINVDVFSVRTSRPTLDDVFLTVTGRSLRDSETAPAFPGL; translated from the coding sequence ATGATCAAGGCGCGCGGTCTGACCAAGACGTTCCAGATCAACAAGTTCACCGTCGAAGCCGTACGCGGCATCGACCTCGACGTCTCCTCCGGCGAGATGGTCGGCTTCCTCGGCCCCAACGGAGCCGGCAAGTCCACCACGCTGCGGATGCTGACCACGTTGCTGCGGCCCACCTCCGGCGAGGCCAACATCGGCGGCTGCGACCTGCTCAGCGACCCCGCCGGGGTCCGTAAGCTGATCGGCTACGTCGGCCAGAACTCCTCGGCCGGCGTCGAGTACAAGGTCCGCGAGGAGCTGGTCACCCACGCCCGACTCCAGGGCCTGTCCGCGTCGGTCGCCCGCGCCCGGGTCGCCGAGATGCTGGACCAGTACGACCTGACCGGCCTTGAGGACCGCATGATCGGTGCCCTGTCCGGCGGCCAGAAGCGACGCATCGACATCGTGATGGGCGTGCTGCACCGGCCCCCGGTGGTCTTCTTCGACGAGCCGTCCACCGGACTGGACCCGCAGAGCCGCAGCAACCTGTGGGACCACATCCGCAACCTGCGCCGCGACTACGAGACGACGGTCTTCCTCACCACCCACTACCTGGACGAGGCCGACAGCCTCTGCGACCGGATCCTCGTCATCGACGGCGGTCGGATCGTCGCCGAGGGCACCGCCGACGAGCTCAAGGCCCAGGTCAACGGCGATCTGGTGACCCTGGAAACCTCCGCGTCCCCGGAAACCGCCGCCGCCGCCGAGCGACTCGACGGCGCGACGGAGGTGACCGTCGACGGCGCGACCGTCCGGTTCCGCATCGCCCGCGGCGACCGCGTGCTGCCCGGCCTGCTGCGCGAACTCGACCGCATCAACGTCGACGTGTTCTCGGTGCGAACCAGCCGGCCGACACTCGACGACGTGTTCCTGACCGTCACCGGGCGCAGCCTTCGCGACAGCGAGACCGCCCCGGCGTTCCCGGGCCTGTGA
- a CDS encoding DUF5988 family protein: MTTTLLTPIDASTDTFGPPAELSRFLGQHYFSHDAANPATNPPLDFEKAAFHSRTVVTAEQLTSVVQVNLVGGPSVIPRSLVVSKTLAANEKLKICHLDGYEHFERDAELANVFVWSMRTSMAF; the protein is encoded by the coding sequence ATGACCACGACGCTGTTGACGCCGATCGATGCTTCTACTGACACTTTCGGCCCGCCGGCCGAGCTGAGCAGGTTCCTGGGTCAGCACTACTTCAGCCACGACGCCGCCAACCCGGCGACCAACCCGCCGCTGGACTTCGAGAAGGCGGCATTCCACTCCCGGACGGTGGTGACCGCCGAGCAGCTCACCTCCGTGGTGCAGGTCAACCTCGTCGGTGGGCCCAGCGTCATCCCGCGCAGCCTCGTCGTCAGCAAGACACTGGCGGCGAACGAGAAGCTGAAGATCTGCCACCTGGACGGGTACGAGCACTTCGAGCGTGACGCGGAGCTGGCCAACGTGTTCGTCTGGTCGATGCGTACCTCGATGGCTTTCTGA
- a CDS encoding ABC transporter permease translates to MSFLRDTWLTFDRAVRPALRSPGTLIVGVAVPLVYLVLFGPLLSDTTDESGLSSWQWFVPGMLIQLALFITANAGFSLIPDTRSGVLERMQVTPLSRVALLTGRVLKDVVLLLVQAILMIGLAFILGFRAGVLPILAGLILLAITAVAVGFTSYGLALKLKHEFALAPVVSGIVVPLMLLSGVLLPMDRAPDWLYYLSRANPLSYVVEAERELISGNYDQQIVLIGALVAIGLLVLSTTWSLRLLRRQLA, encoded by the coding sequence ATGTCGTTCCTGCGAGACACCTGGTTGACGTTCGACCGGGCGGTCCGTCCCGCCCTCCGCAGCCCCGGCACGCTGATCGTCGGTGTCGCGGTGCCCCTGGTCTACCTGGTCCTGTTCGGGCCGTTGCTGAGCGACACCACCGACGAGAGCGGCCTCAGCTCATGGCAGTGGTTCGTCCCCGGCATGCTCATCCAGCTCGCCCTGTTCATCACCGCCAACGCCGGCTTCTCCCTGATCCCGGACACCCGCTCCGGAGTGCTGGAGCGGATGCAGGTCACCCCGCTCAGCCGGGTCGCCCTGCTCACCGGCCGGGTCCTCAAGGACGTGGTGCTCCTGCTCGTCCAGGCCATCCTGATGATCGGGCTGGCGTTCATCCTCGGCTTCCGGGCCGGCGTACTGCCGATCCTGGCCGGGCTGATCCTGCTCGCCATCACCGCGGTCGCGGTCGGCTTCACCTCCTACGGCCTGGCGCTCAAACTCAAGCACGAGTTCGCGCTGGCCCCGGTGGTCAGCGGCATCGTCGTGCCGCTGATGCTGCTGTCCGGTGTGCTGCTGCCCATGGACCGGGCCCCGGACTGGCTGTACTACCTGTCCCGGGCCAACCCGCTCAGCTACGTCGTCGAGGCCGAGCGTGAGCTGATCAGCGGCAACTACGACCAGCAGATCGTGCTGATCGGCGCGCTGGTCGCGATCGGCCTGCTGGTCCTCAGCACCACCTGGTCCCTGCGGCTGCTGCGCCGCCAGCTCGCCTGA